Proteins encoded in a region of the Quercus lobata isolate SW786 chromosome 8, ValleyOak3.0 Primary Assembly, whole genome shotgun sequence genome:
- the LOC115957836 gene encoding probable histone H2A.3 produces the protein MAGRGKTLGSGAAKKAQSRSSKAGLQFPVGRIARFLKAGKYAERVGAGAPVYLAAVLEYLAAEVLELAGNAARDNKKTRIVPRHIQLAVRNDEELSKLLGDVTIANGGVMPNIHNLLLPKKAGSSKATGGDDDS, from the exons ATGGCGGGTCGGGGCAAAACTCTCGGATCTGGAGCCGCCAAGAAGGCCCAATCTCGGAGCAGCAAGGCTGGTCTCCAATTCCCCGTTGGGCGTATCGCTCGGTTCCTCAAGGCCGGCAAGTACGCCGAGCGTGTCGGTGCCGGCGCTCCGGTTTACCTCGCTGCTGTCCTAGAATACCTTGCCGCCGAG GTTCTTGAACTCGCCGGAAATGCAGCAAGGGACAACAAGAAGACAAGGATTGTGCCACGCCACATTCAGCTTGCGGTCCGAAATGACGAGGAGCTCAGCAAGCTTCTTGGTGATGTGACGATTGCCAATGGTGGTGTCATGCCCAACATCCACAACCTTCTTCTTCCCAAGAAGGCTGGGTCCTCAAAGGCCACTGGTGGAGACGATGATTCTTAG